A window from Rhizobium sp. BG4 encodes these proteins:
- a CDS encoding sigma-54 dependent transcriptional regulator has protein sequence MSSPTPVFLIDDDKDLLRATGQTLELAGFEVSRFSSAAEALGRIEQNFAGVVVSDIRMPGLDGLQLFQRIRQMDHELPVILMTGHGDIPMAVKAIQDGVYDFIAKPFATERLVQCVRRAAEKRALVIENRSLREAAQQAEQGMPLIGQTPVMERLRHMLRQIADTDVDVLVTGETGSGKEVVASLLHGWSRRAKGNFVALNCGALPEQIIESELFGHEPGAFTGAQKKRVGRIEHSSGGTLFLDEIESMPLSTQVQMLRVLEMRQVTPLGTNEVRPVDLRVVAAAKVDLGDPSQRQSFREDLYYRLNVVTLAIPPLRERRDDIPLLFTYFAERAARRFERDIPSLTPAIARHLREHDWPGNVRELSHFAERAVLGMQPPEPVTEIEPVTGEGTPLPERLDRYEAGIIRETLTSFGGNVQQTIAALGIPRKTFYDKLQRHGIVRSDYADKR, from the coding sequence ATGAGCAGCCCAACCCCGGTCTTCCTGATCGACGACGACAAGGATCTGCTGCGCGCGACCGGCCAGACGCTGGAGCTCGCGGGCTTCGAGGTCAGCCGTTTTTCGTCGGCCGCCGAGGCGCTCGGCAGGATCGAGCAGAATTTCGCTGGCGTGGTCGTCTCCGATATCAGGATGCCCGGCCTTGACGGCTTGCAGCTGTTCCAGCGCATCCGGCAGATGGATCACGAACTGCCGGTCATCCTGATGACCGGCCACGGCGATATCCCGATGGCCGTCAAGGCGATCCAGGACGGCGTCTATGATTTCATCGCAAAGCCCTTCGCGACCGAGCGTCTCGTTCAATGCGTGCGCCGGGCGGCTGAGAAGCGGGCGCTCGTTATCGAAAATCGCAGCCTTAGGGAGGCGGCGCAGCAGGCGGAGCAGGGCATGCCGCTGATTGGCCAGACGCCCGTCATGGAACGGTTGCGCCACATGCTGCGGCAGATCGCCGATACCGATGTCGACGTGCTCGTCACCGGCGAGACCGGCAGCGGCAAGGAAGTGGTCGCGAGCCTGCTGCATGGCTGGAGCCGCCGCGCCAAGGGCAATTTCGTGGCGCTGAACTGCGGCGCGCTGCCGGAGCAGATCATCGAAAGCGAGCTCTTCGGCCATGAGCCGGGCGCCTTTACCGGCGCGCAGAAGAAGCGCGTCGGGCGCATCGAGCATTCGAGCGGCGGCACGCTGTTTCTCGACGAGATCGAGAGCATGCCGCTTTCGACACAGGTGCAGATGCTGCGCGTCCTGGAGATGCGGCAGGTCACGCCGCTCGGCACCAATGAGGTCCGCCCGGTCGACCTGCGCGTCGTCGCCGCCGCCAAGGTCGATCTCGGCGATCCCTCGCAGCGCCAGAGCTTTCGCGAGGATCTCTATTACCGGCTGAATGTCGTGACGCTGGCCATCCCGCCGCTCCGCGAACGGCGCGACGATATCCCGCTGCTCTTCACCTATTTCGCCGAACGCGCCGCCCGCCGCTTCGAGCGCGATATTCCATCGCTGACACCCGCCATTGCCCGGCATCTCAGGGAACATGACTGGCCGGGCAATGTCCGCGAGCTCTCCCATTTCGCCGAACGCGCGGTGCTCGGCATGCAGCCGCCGGAACCGGTTACGGAGATCGAACCGGTTACCGGCGAGGGCACACCGCTCCCGGAGCGGCTGGACCGCTACGAAGCCGGCATCATCCGGGAGACGCTGACCTCCTTCGGCGGCAATGTGCAGCAGACGATTGCGGCGCTCGGCATTCCCCGCAAGACCTTCTACGACAAGCTGCAGCGCCACGGCATCGTCCGCAGCGACTATGCAGATAAACGCTGA
- a CDS encoding GH25 family lysozyme, which produces MFAYLIAACFWLAASGACARDPAPWNSPDAALVVDAYEMNPIDWQALLTDKRIAGVISKASDGLPEVFDCSGEHRGDTTAHCKTMWRKYAVSRELYQTRKFIAKQSGLLWGAYHLARPGNPIDQANHFLDYAEPGPDDLMVLDLEGLDGEQYMSLADAQIFAGHIRARTGRYPILYTNHVTARYIAAYRQTYRILSRLPIWYARYKPGVDGVFPMGNWQQYFLWQFSSAANCSKRRCPYRVPGTLTDIDVNLAPVPRDQLKAIWAQGGLLPPQDPDPPLILAKIELPGVYIKQYDADLLITSAIPGDGRR; this is translated from the coding sequence ATGTTTGCATATCTGATCGCGGCCTGCTTCTGGCTCGCCGCTTCCGGAGCCTGCGCCCGCGATCCGGCTCCCTGGAACAGCCCCGACGCGGCACTTGTCGTCGACGCCTATGAGATGAACCCGATCGACTGGCAGGCTCTGCTCACCGACAAGCGGATTGCCGGCGTGATCTCCAAGGCATCGGACGGCCTGCCTGAAGTGTTCGATTGCAGCGGCGAGCATCGCGGCGATACGACCGCCCATTGCAAGACGATGTGGCGCAAATATGCGGTGAGCCGCGAGCTCTACCAGACGCGCAAATTCATCGCCAAGCAGAGCGGGCTGCTATGGGGCGCCTACCATCTGGCGCGGCCCGGCAATCCGATCGACCAGGCAAACCATTTTCTCGACTATGCGGAGCCCGGCCCCGACGATCTGATGGTGCTCGACCTCGAAGGGCTCGATGGCGAGCAGTATATGTCGCTCGCCGATGCGCAGATCTTCGCGGGGCATATCCGCGCCCGGACCGGCCGCTATCCGATCCTCTACACCAATCATGTGACCGCCCGCTATATTGCCGCCTACCGGCAGACCTACCGCATCCTGTCACGGCTGCCGATCTGGTATGCGCGTTACAAGCCCGGCGTCGATGGCGTCTTCCCGATGGGAAACTGGCAGCAATATTTCCTCTGGCAGTTCTCCTCGGCGGCGAACTGCTCGAAGCGGCGCTGTCCCTATCGAGTGCCGGGAACGCTCACCGATATCGACGTCAATCTCGCTCCGGTCCCGCGCGACCAGCTGAAGGCGATCTGGGCCCAGGGCGGCCTGTTGCCGCCGCAGGATCCGGATCCGCCGCTGATCCTTGCCAAGATCGAGCTTCCGGGCGTCTATATCAAACAATATGACGCTGATCTGCTGATCACCTCGGCGATCCCCGGCGACGGGCGCCGCTGA
- a CDS encoding ATP-binding protein yields the protein MSLALPRTEEARLRLGIRRTWIVFALISALIAAAALTAAAIYGRSAALAALEQQGRTDANLKVALLQAVLERPRALPLLLSRDRDVEDALTTPGPEKKDALSRKLEDLVNGTNAAVIYVVGADGIAVSASNWHEATSFVGNDYTFRNYFTRGMREGMAEHFALGSVSKRPGLYISHRIGPASAPLGVVVVKMEFDQLESDWSDTQRPAFVVDNHNVVLITSIPSWRFMTTEALSPDGLAAIRESLQFGDAPLLPLPFQEEKAFGADAGLIRAILPGGRAATYLKIMTPVPSTNWTFEYLLPVEIPVAAAIREALLVAALLLLTAIAIAAIWLRRREAALMTIVRQEAAREELERRVAERTRDLSETRDNLQAEIVRHRETDARLQSVQQDLVQANRLAILGQVAAGVAHEINQPVATIRAYADNSKVYLERQQVAPVIENLELIAGLTERIGTITEDLKALARRGRAVAEPVAVGEVIEGALMLLRSRFTGRLDMLAVAPVAEGLSVMGNRLRLEQVFINLFQNALEAVEAQDGGRVDVAVTAAGEDIAIAVADNGPGIASDILEALFEPFNSSKEKGLGLGLVISKDIVSDYGGSIEVESGPAVTRFIVHLKKAST from the coding sequence ATGTCTCTTGCTCTTCCACGGACTGAAGAAGCGCGCCTGCGGCTCGGCATTCGCCGGACGTGGATTGTCTTCGCTCTGATCTCGGCCTTGATCGCGGCAGCCGCGCTGACAGCCGCCGCGATCTACGGCCGTTCGGCCGCGCTCGCCGCGCTGGAGCAGCAGGGGCGCACCGATGCCAACCTGAAAGTGGCGCTGCTGCAGGCCGTGTTGGAGCGGCCCCGAGCGCTGCCGTTGCTCCTGTCGCGCGACCGCGATGTCGAGGATGCGCTGACAACGCCGGGGCCGGAGAAGAAGGATGCGCTGAGCCGCAAGCTCGAGGATCTGGTCAACGGCACCAACGCCGCGGTGATCTATGTCGTCGGCGCCGACGGCATCGCGGTGTCGGCGAGCAACTGGCACGAGGCGACCAGTTTCGTCGGCAACGACTACACGTTCCGCAACTATTTCACCCGCGGTATGCGCGAGGGCATGGCCGAGCATTTTGCACTCGGCTCGGTCAGCAAGCGCCCGGGCCTCTACATTTCGCACCGCATCGGGCCGGCCTCTGCGCCGCTAGGCGTCGTCGTCGTCAAGATGGAATTCGACCAGTTGGAGAGCGACTGGAGCGATACGCAACGCCCGGCCTTCGTCGTCGACAATCACAATGTCGTGCTGATCACCAGCATTCCCTCCTGGCGTTTCATGACGACAGAGGCGCTGTCGCCCGATGGCCTCGCGGCGATCCGCGAAAGCCTGCAGTTCGGCGATGCGCCGCTCCTGCCGCTGCCGTTTCAGGAGGAGAAGGCATTCGGCGCCGATGCCGGGTTGATCCGCGCCATTCTCCCAGGCGGCCGCGCCGCCACCTATCTCAAGATCATGACGCCGGTGCCCTCGACAAACTGGACTTTCGAGTACCTGTTACCGGTCGAAATTCCGGTGGCCGCGGCCATCCGCGAGGCTCTGCTGGTCGCGGCGCTGCTGCTGCTGACGGCTATCGCAATCGCGGCCATCTGGCTGCGCCGCCGCGAGGCGGCATTGATGACCATCGTGCGCCAGGAGGCGGCACGCGAGGAGTTGGAGCGGCGGGTTGCTGAGCGGACGCGCGATCTCAGCGAGACCCGCGACAATCTTCAGGCCGAAATCGTAAGGCATCGCGAGACCGATGCGCGTCTGCAGTCCGTGCAGCAGGATCTCGTCCAGGCCAACCGGCTTGCCATTCTCGGCCAGGTCGCCGCCGGGGTTGCTCACGAGATCAACCAGCCCGTCGCAACGATCCGCGCCTATGCCGACAATTCGAAGGTCTATCTGGAGCGCCAGCAGGTGGCGCCGGTGATTGAAAATCTCGAGCTGATCGCCGGCCTGACCGAGCGGATCGGCACCATCACCGAGGATCTGAAGGCGCTCGCGCGGCGGGGCAGGGCGGTGGCCGAGCCGGTCGCTGTCGGTGAGGTGATCGAGGGTGCCTTGATGCTGCTCCGCAGCCGCTTCACCGGCAGGCTGGATATGCTCGCCGTCGCCCCCGTCGCCGAAGGGCTGAGTGTGATGGGCAACCGGCTGCGGCTGGAACAGGTCTTCATCAACCTCTTCCAGAATGCGCTGGAAGCCGTGGAGGCACAGGATGGCGGGCGCGTGGATGTGGCCGTGACCGCCGCCGGCGAGGATATCGCCATAGCGGTTGCCGATAACGGACCGGGCATTGCTTCCGATATTCTCGAGGCGCTGTTCGAACCCTTCAACTCCTCCAAGGAAAAGGGCCTCGGCCTCGGTCTCGTCATCTCCAAGGATATCGTTTCGGACTATGGCGGCAGTATCGAGGTCGAGAGCGGCCCGGCCGTTACACGCTTTATCGTCCATCTCAAGAAGGCTTCGACATGA
- the ugpC gene encoding sn-glycerol-3-phosphate ABC transporter ATP-binding protein UgpC gives MASVTIDKVAKRFGSAEVIHGIDAAIGDGEFVVLVGPSGCGKSTLLRMIAGLEDISGGTISIGGKVVNTLPPKSRDISMVFQNYALYPHMTVEENMAFSLTLAGASKAEKQKKVREAAEILGLESLLQRKPKALSGGQRQRVAMGRSIVRNPQVFLFDEPLSNLDAKLRVQMRGEIKSLHRRLGTTMVYVTHDQVEAMTMADRIVVMQAGRIEQIGTPLELYDRPANAFVAQFIGSPAMNLFPATVSAGQLVLQGGQASGLTAPAGVKDGQKLLIGKRPEEIALGPEGSLEATVENIEPTGSETFLELKLGSQLVSAVLRERPWFQVGSSQKLSLSKGAIHVFDADSGQRIG, from the coding sequence ATGGCAAGCGTCACGATCGACAAGGTCGCCAAGCGTTTCGGCAGCGCCGAGGTCATCCACGGCATCGACGCGGCGATCGGCGACGGCGAATTCGTCGTCCTGGTCGGGCCGTCGGGTTGCGGCAAGTCTACCCTGCTGCGGATGATCGCCGGGCTTGAGGATATTTCCGGCGGTACGATCTCGATCGGCGGAAAGGTGGTCAACACCCTGCCGCCGAAGAGCCGCGACATCTCGATGGTCTTCCAGAACTATGCGCTCTACCCGCATATGACCGTCGAGGAAAACATGGCCTTCTCGCTGACGCTCGCCGGCGCCAGCAAGGCCGAGAAGCAGAAGAAGGTCCGCGAGGCCGCTGAGATACTCGGCCTGGAGAGCCTGCTGCAGCGCAAGCCGAAGGCGCTTTCCGGCGGCCAGCGCCAGCGCGTCGCCATGGGCCGCTCGATCGTCCGCAATCCGCAGGTCTTCCTGTTCGACGAGCCGCTCTCCAATCTCGACGCCAAGCTGCGCGTCCAGATGCGCGGCGAGATCAAGAGCCTGCACCGGCGTTTGGGAACGACGATGGTCTATGTGACGCATGACCAGGTCGAGGCGATGACCATGGCCGACCGTATCGTCGTCATGCAGGCCGGGCGCATCGAGCAGATCGGTACGCCGCTGGAGCTTTACGACCGGCCGGCAAACGCCTTCGTCGCGCAGTTCATCGGCTCGCCCGCGATGAACCTGTTCCCGGCAACCGTATCCGCCGGACAGCTGGTGCTGCAGGGCGGACAGGCTTCCGGTCTCACCGCGCCGGCCGGCGTGAAAGACGGCCAGAAGCTGCTCATCGGCAAGCGCCCGGAAGAAATCGCCCTCGGCCCGGAAGGGTCGCTCGAGGCCACCGTCGAGAATATCGAGCCGACCGGTTCCGAAACCTTCCTCGAGCTGAAGCTCGGCAGCCAGTTGGTCTCGGCGGTTCTGCGCGAGCGGCCTTGGTTCCAGGTCGGCAGCAGCCAGAAACTGTCGCTATCGAAGGGTGCGATCCATGTCTTCGATGCCGATAGCGGCCAGCGGATCGGCTGA